A stretch of Methylogaea oryzae DNA encodes these proteins:
- a CDS encoding sensor histidine kinase produces MELRRIAPPLGLGVAAALAVILGSLHLMTSAMQHSSQLSGWYSAMVGINTLGTLLLLGLVGVNGYWLYKQLRQREAGSRLTARMAVLFILLTLAPASVVFYSSMQFLHESIDSWFDTEIDRAMEDALELGQAVLGERTRALVEASEQIAESVAGTPEAMTALHLDELREQAGATELTLFGKQARIVASSSMQPGLIVPSLPNESLLLHLKEHQPYVGMEPVPDSTEPCVEPCRKGQAASLPNLRVRVISRLATPDALYLQALYSIPPRIGALAESVEAAFGHYREMNYLRGALKLTFSLGLSLVLLMSLLAAIWAAFISIRRIVAPVRELALATRKVADGDYAQRLPVQSEDELGFLVESFNEMTRRIALAHEEAQRSQLEVEHQRAYLETILSNLSSGVVSFDALMRVRTANQAANNILNADLGACAGHSLASLAEAYPNLAGWVEAVQARLQHTKSVWQEEIAFVGPNGRQELFCRGTPLFSAWGYWSGAVVVFDDVTALIQAQRTALWSEMARRLAHEIKNPLTPIQLSAERLRHKLAKSLNEADAQVLEKSTRTIVQQVEAMKTMVNAFNDYARPSKVQPVALDLAELVEEVAALYPAASGLKIDVCATGPLPRVKADPVHMRQVLHNLIKNAQEAGGGDEAATRVEIALRSVEDAPGYLEISVRDNGPGIAPEYLERVFEPYVTSKTKGTGLGLAVVRKIIEEHGGGIRIDSRYKAGAGFIIRLPLAEPVLAADRRDEQ; encoded by the coding sequence ATGGAACTTCGCCGAATAGCGCCGCCTTTGGGGCTCGGTGTCGCGGCCGCGTTGGCGGTCATCCTGGGGTCCTTGCACCTCATGACTTCGGCCATGCAGCATTCGTCCCAGCTGAGCGGCTGGTATTCCGCGATGGTGGGCATCAACACCCTCGGCACGTTGCTGCTGTTGGGGCTGGTCGGGGTGAACGGCTATTGGCTGTATAAGCAGCTGCGCCAGCGGGAGGCCGGTTCGCGGTTGACGGCGCGCATGGCGGTGTTGTTCATTCTGCTGACCCTGGCGCCGGCTTCGGTGGTGTTTTACAGCTCCATGCAGTTTTTGCACGAGAGCATCGACAGCTGGTTCGACACGGAAATCGACCGGGCCATGGAGGACGCGTTGGAGCTGGGCCAGGCGGTGCTGGGCGAGCGCACCCGCGCCCTGGTGGAAGCCAGCGAGCAAATCGCCGAGTCCGTCGCCGGCACGCCGGAGGCCATGACCGCGCTGCACTTGGATGAGCTGCGCGAGCAAGCCGGCGCCACCGAGTTGACCCTATTCGGCAAGCAGGCCCGCATCGTCGCCTCCAGCAGCATGCAGCCCGGCTTGATCGTGCCGAGCCTGCCCAACGAAAGCCTGTTGCTCCACTTGAAGGAACACCAGCCTTATGTGGGCATGGAGCCGGTGCCGGACTCGACGGAACCCTGCGTGGAACCCTGCCGCAAAGGCCAGGCCGCCTCCCTGCCGAACCTGCGCGTACGCGTCATTTCCCGGCTCGCCACGCCGGACGCGCTGTATCTGCAGGCCCTGTACAGCATTCCGCCGCGCATCGGCGCTCTGGCGGAATCGGTGGAGGCGGCGTTCGGCCACTATCGGGAAATGAACTACCTGCGGGGCGCACTCAAGCTCACGTTCTCCTTGGGCTTGTCCTTGGTGCTGCTGATGAGCCTGCTGGCCGCCATCTGGGCCGCTTTCATCAGCATCCGCCGCATCGTGGCGCCGGTACGGGAGCTGGCCTTGGCCACCCGCAAGGTGGCGGACGGCGACTACGCCCAGCGCCTGCCGGTGCAGAGCGAGGACGAGCTGGGCTTCCTGGTGGAGTCCTTCAACGAAATGACCCGCCGCATCGCCCTCGCCCACGAAGAGGCCCAGCGTTCCCAGTTGGAAGTGGAGCACCAGCGCGCTTATCTGGAAACCATCCTCTCCAATCTCTCCTCAGGCGTGGTCAGCTTCGACGCCCTGATGCGGGTGCGCACCGCCAATCAGGCCGCCAACAACATCCTCAACGCGGACTTGGGCGCCTGCGCCGGCCATTCGCTGGCCTCCCTGGCGGAAGCCTATCCCAACCTGGCTGGCTGGGTGGAGGCGGTGCAGGCGCGCTTGCAGCACACCAAGTCCGTTTGGCAGGAGGAAATCGCCTTCGTCGGCCCCAATGGCCGCCAGGAACTGTTCTGCCGCGGCACGCCGCTGTTTTCCGCCTGGGGCTATTGGTCCGGCGCGGTGGTGGTGTTCGACGACGTCACCGCGCTGATCCAGGCCCAGCGCACCGCCCTGTGGAGCGAAATGGCCCGGCGCCTGGCCCACGAGATCAAGAACCCGCTGACGCCCATCCAGTTGTCCGCCGAGCGGTTGCGCCACAAGTTGGCGAAGAGCCTCAACGAGGCGGACGCCCAGGTGCTGGAAAAATCCACCCGCACCATCGTGCAGCAGGTGGAGGCCATGAAAACCATGGTCAACGCCTTCAACGACTATGCCCGCCCGTCCAAGGTGCAGCCGGTGGCGCTGGATTTGGCCGAGTTGGTGGAAGAGGTGGCGGCGCTCTATCCCGCCGCTTCCGGCCTGAAAATCGACGTATGCGCCACGGGGCCGCTGCCCCGCGTCAAGGCCGATCCGGTGCACATGCGGCAAGTGCTGCACAACCTCATCAAAAACGCCCAGGAAGCCGGCGGCGGCGACGAGGCCGCCACTCGGGTGGAGATCGCCTTGCGCTCCGTCGAGGATGCGCCCGGCTATTTGGAAATCAGCGTGCGCGACAACGGCCCCGGCATCGCTCCGGAGTACCTGGAGCGGGTATTCGAGCCCTACGTCACCAGCAAGACCAAGGGCACGGGGCTGGGGCTGGCCGTGGTGCGGAAAATCATCGAAGAACACGGCGGCGGCATCCGCATCGACAGCCGGTACAAGGCCGGGGCCGGGTTTATAATTCGCTTGCCGCTGGCGGAGCCCGTCTTGGCGGCGGACAGGAGAGACGAGCAGTGA
- a CDS encoding DUF4390 domain-containing protein — protein MAKGLLALALLFNTALGWAASAEFTVLDARLQLQKDGYSLSADIDYRLPPAVREALGNSVPITLVVQLKVKRERRLLWEETVLNEYVRYRLRYHALSKLYQIQQEGIGGSRNFATLDAAVQALGSIRQLSIASADRFMLGITYKAGVRAYLDFEALPLPLRSVAYLNPQWHLDSPWYRWNFAE, from the coding sequence ATGGCTAAGGGGCTGCTTGCCCTGGCTTTGTTGTTCAACACCGCCTTGGGTTGGGCGGCAAGCGCAGAATTCACCGTGCTGGACGCGCGGTTGCAGTTGCAAAAGGACGGCTATTCCCTGAGCGCCGACATCGACTACCGCCTGCCTCCCGCCGTGCGGGAGGCCCTCGGCAACAGCGTGCCCATCACCTTGGTGGTGCAGCTGAAGGTCAAGCGCGAGCGCCGCTTGTTGTGGGAAGAAACCGTGCTCAACGAATATGTGCGCTATCGGCTGCGTTATCACGCCTTGAGCAAGCTCTATCAAATCCAGCAGGAAGGCATCGGCGGTTCGCGCAACTTCGCCACCCTGGACGCCGCCGTCCAAGCGCTGGGCAGCATCCGCCAGCTGAGCATCGCGTCCGCCGATCGCTTCATGCTGGGCATTACCTACAAAGCCGGCGTGCGCGCCTACCTGGATTTCGAAGCCCTGCCCCTGCCGCTGCGCTCGGTGGCCTATTTGAACCCGCAGTGGCACCTTGACAGCCCGTGGTACCGATGGAACTTCGCCGAATAG
- the def gene encoding peptide deformylase, with protein MAILTILEFPDERLRKKALPVPEVDDAVRRLLDDMLETMYAAPGVGLAAPQVNHHKRVVVIDISEEKNEPLCLVNPEIVAKHGTEESEEGCLSVPGIFEKVERAEKVTVRALDRDGEAFELEADGLLAVCIQHELDHLDGKLFVDYLSPLKRHMARKKQQKNRQKPEPRSAAGRRAAPN; from the coding sequence ATGGCTATTTTGACGATACTCGAATTCCCCGACGAGCGCTTGCGTAAAAAGGCTCTGCCGGTGCCTGAGGTGGACGACGCCGTCCGCCGCTTGCTGGACGACATGCTGGAAACCATGTACGCGGCGCCGGGCGTCGGTTTGGCCGCTCCCCAGGTGAATCACCACAAGCGCGTGGTGGTGATCGATATTTCCGAGGAAAAGAACGAACCCCTGTGTTTGGTCAATCCGGAAATCGTCGCCAAGCACGGCACGGAAGAGTCCGAAGAGGGTTGCTTGTCCGTCCCCGGCATTTTCGAAAAAGTGGAGCGGGCGGAGAAAGTCACCGTGCGCGCCCTCGATCGCGACGGCGAAGCTTTCGAACTGGAAGCGGACGGCCTGTTGGCAGTGTGCATCCAGCACGAGCTGGATCATCTGGACGGCAAGTTGTTCGTGGACTATCTCTCGCCGCTGAAGCGCCACATGGCCCGTAAAAAGCAGCAAAAAAATCGCCAGAAACCGGAGCCCCGCTCCGCCGCGGGCCGCCGCGCGGCGCCCAACTAG
- the dprA gene encoding DNA-processing protein DprA, whose product MSRAPGVGSVAFLKLLERLGSPDAAFGQSTAGLRGLGLADAAIAALQQPDWTQVDADLDWLANNDCRVLTLHDDLYPALLKQIHDPPPLLYVRGDPALLSLPQLAVVGSRNPSPPGERTAADFAAALSRTGLGITSGMALGIDAASHRGALSCGGVTIAVVGTGLDRVYPARHRQLAHDIARQGALVSELPPGTPVLPSHFPRRNRIISGLSLGVLVVEAAAQSGSLITARQALEQGREVYAIPGSIHNPLAKGCNALIRQGAKLVETVADILEELGGFVAPDLAAPAQDGETLQPAEDHLGLLKFVAYEPTSVDTLVALSGETPEAVASTLLMLELSGHIASAAGGSYYRL is encoded by the coding sequence CTGTCGCGGGCGCCGGGCGTCGGCAGCGTCGCTTTCCTCAAATTGCTGGAAAGGCTGGGGTCGCCCGACGCGGCGTTCGGCCAGTCGACCGCCGGCTTGCGCGGCCTGGGCCTGGCCGACGCCGCCATCGCCGCCTTGCAGCAGCCCGACTGGACCCAGGTGGACGCCGACCTGGATTGGCTGGCGAACAACGACTGTCGCGTGCTGACCCTGCACGACGACCTTTACCCTGCCCTGCTCAAACAAATCCACGACCCGCCGCCGCTGCTCTACGTGCGGGGCGATCCGGCCCTGCTGTCCTTACCGCAGTTGGCCGTGGTGGGCAGCCGCAACCCCTCGCCGCCCGGGGAGCGCACCGCCGCGGATTTCGCCGCCGCCCTGAGCCGGACCGGCTTGGGCATCACCAGCGGCATGGCCTTGGGAATCGACGCCGCCAGCCATCGCGGCGCGCTGTCCTGCGGCGGCGTCACCATCGCCGTGGTCGGCACCGGCCTGGATCGGGTATACCCCGCCCGCCATCGGCAACTGGCCCACGACATCGCCCGACAGGGTGCGCTGGTGTCGGAATTGCCGCCCGGAACGCCGGTGCTGCCCAGCCATTTCCCACGCCGCAACCGCATCATCAGCGGACTGAGCCTGGGCGTGCTGGTGGTGGAAGCGGCGGCCCAGAGCGGCTCGCTGATCACCGCCCGGCAAGCGCTGGAGCAAGGGCGCGAGGTCTACGCCATCCCCGGCTCCATTCATAACCCCCTGGCCAAGGGCTGCAATGCCCTGATCCGCCAGGGAGCGAAGCTGGTGGAAACCGTGGCGGACATACTGGAGGAACTGGGCGGCTTCGTCGCGCCGGACTTAGCCGCCCCGGCGCAGGACGGGGAAACGCTCCAGCCGGCCGAAGATCACCTGGGCCTGCTCAAATTTGTTGCCTATGAACCCACCTCGGTGGATACTTTAGTCGCGCTTAGCGGCGAAACGCCCGAAGCCGTGGCTTCCACGCTATTAATGTTGGAGCTGTCTGGCCACATCGCTTCCGCTGCCGGCGGGAGTTACTACCGCTTGTAA
- the rsmB gene encoding 16S rRNA (cytosine(967)-C(5))-methyltransferase RsmB, with product MAERAPNSRLAAARVLTRVVEQGQSLTDALAAELPALPNGRDRAFVQALCFGVMRRYWQLDAILAQLVRKPIQVAEVHMLALAGLYQLSHMAVKPYAAVAETVAAAGRHAWAKPLLNAVLRNYQRRREELEAAIAGDTVATTSHPAWLIERLRGDWPQQWQAILEANNQQPPMVLRANRRRNDRDAYLALLRQQELAAEAAGPGQDAIVLGQPLDVAQLPGFADGLVSVQDGAAQLAAPLLDPQPGDRVLDACAAPGGKTAHLLEYCPQALVTAVDVAPERVQRIGETLQRLNLAATVAVGDAGRPQDWWDGQPFQRILLDAPCSATGVIRRHPDIKWLRRDSDIATLADTQGKLLDALWPLLAPGGVLLYATCSVLREENDRQVGRFLERRNDAVELPLAGAWGTALAYGRQILPGEQGMDGFYYAKLGKRDG from the coding sequence TTGGCTGAGCGCGCGCCCAACTCCCGCCTGGCCGCGGCGCGGGTACTGACGCGGGTGGTCGAACAGGGGCAATCCCTCACCGACGCCCTGGCGGCGGAACTGCCCGCCTTGCCCAACGGCCGCGACCGCGCTTTCGTGCAAGCCCTGTGCTTCGGCGTCATGCGCCGCTATTGGCAATTGGACGCCATTCTGGCGCAACTGGTGCGCAAGCCGATCCAAGTGGCCGAAGTGCACATGCTGGCGCTGGCGGGGCTTTACCAGCTGTCCCACATGGCGGTGAAGCCCTACGCGGCGGTGGCGGAAACCGTCGCCGCCGCCGGCCGCCATGCCTGGGCCAAGCCGTTGCTCAACGCCGTATTGCGCAACTACCAGCGCCGCCGAGAAGAGCTGGAGGCCGCCATCGCCGGCGACACGGTGGCGACCACTTCCCATCCCGCCTGGCTCATCGAGCGGTTGCGCGGCGATTGGCCGCAGCAGTGGCAGGCCATCCTGGAAGCCAACAACCAACAGCCGCCCATGGTGCTGCGCGCCAACCGCCGCCGCAACGATCGGGACGCCTATCTGGCGCTGCTGCGGCAACAGGAGCTGGCGGCCGAGGCCGCCGGGCCGGGGCAGGACGCCATCGTGCTGGGGCAGCCGCTGGACGTGGCGCAACTGCCCGGTTTTGCCGACGGCCTGGTGTCGGTGCAGGATGGCGCGGCGCAGCTGGCCGCGCCCCTGCTAGACCCGCAGCCGGGCGACCGGGTGTTGGACGCCTGCGCCGCGCCCGGCGGCAAAACCGCCCATTTGCTCGAATATTGCCCGCAAGCGCTAGTGACCGCCGTCGACGTGGCGCCGGAACGGGTGCAGCGTATCGGCGAAACCTTGCAGCGCCTGAACCTGGCCGCCACGGTGGCGGTGGGCGATGCCGGCCGGCCGCAGGACTGGTGGGACGGCCAGCCGTTCCAACGCATCCTGCTGGATGCGCCCTGTTCGGCCACCGGCGTGATCCGCCGCCACCCCGACATCAAATGGCTGCGGCGGGACAGCGACATCGCTACCCTGGCCGATACCCAGGGCAAGCTGCTCGACGCCCTGTGGCCGCTGCTGGCGCCCGGCGGCGTGCTGCTCTACGCCACCTGTTCCGTGTTGCGGGAAGAAAACGACAGGCAGGTCGGCCGTTTCCTGGAGCGCCGCAACGACGCGGTGGAACTGCCCTTGGCCGGCGCTTGGGGCACGGCGCTGGCCTATGGCCGGCAAATTCTGCCCGGCGAGCAGGGCATGGACGGCTTTTATTACGCCAAACTGGGCAAGCGCGATGGCTAA
- a CDS encoding sigma-54-dependent transcriptional regulator: MSKPYILVVDDEPDIRQLVSEILADEGYQVDVAQDAAEARRLYARKPPDLALLDIWMPDTDGITLLKEWKREEADDFPVIMMSGHGTVETAVEATRLGAYDFLEKPLSMAKLLLTVERALEASRLQQENIGLKRRLDTWVEPVGRSAVMEQLRQQVRRLAQHDAHAVFSGEPGSGKETFARYLHAHSARHDQPFVDVAVAALTPEHCLAAFFGKEESGEIQAGLLEQAQGGVLFLDEVADLEADTQLRLFGALESGAFQRVGGSAAVPLDVRVIAATRKSLEQEVQAGRFRKDLYYLLNVVSLDIPPLHQHPEDVTELLNFYTDYFVTREKLAFRRFPVAVQNLLRNHPWRGNVRELKNLVQRLLILGNGEEVGLDEVKAALGSGAGPAASPGYALELFNLPLKDARDQFEKAYLEYHLDKHGGSIARLSQAIGIERTHLYRKLHSLDIKFREKG; the protein is encoded by the coding sequence GTGAGCAAACCCTACATCCTGGTGGTGGACGACGAGCCCGATATTCGCCAACTGGTCAGCGAAATCCTGGCCGATGAAGGCTACCAGGTCGACGTGGCGCAAGACGCCGCCGAAGCGCGCCGGCTTTATGCCCGCAAGCCGCCGGATTTGGCCCTTTTGGATATTTGGATGCCGGATACCGACGGCATCACCCTGCTGAAAGAATGGAAGCGCGAAGAAGCCGACGATTTCCCCGTCATCATGATGTCCGGCCACGGCACGGTGGAAACGGCGGTGGAGGCCACCCGCCTGGGCGCCTACGATTTCCTGGAAAAGCCTTTGTCCATGGCCAAGCTGCTGCTGACCGTGGAGCGCGCCCTGGAGGCCTCCCGCCTGCAGCAGGAGAATATCGGCCTCAAGCGGCGCTTGGACACCTGGGTGGAGCCGGTGGGCCGCAGCGCGGTCATGGAGCAGCTGCGCCAGCAGGTGAGGCGCTTGGCCCAGCACGATGCTCACGCGGTGTTCAGCGGCGAGCCGGGCAGCGGCAAAGAAACCTTCGCGCGCTATCTGCACGCGCACAGCGCGCGCCACGACCAGCCGTTCGTCGATGTGGCGGTGGCCGCTCTCACCCCGGAACATTGCCTGGCCGCTTTTTTCGGCAAGGAGGAAAGCGGCGAGATCCAGGCCGGCTTATTGGAACAAGCCCAGGGCGGCGTGTTGTTTCTGGACGAAGTGGCCGATTTGGAGGCCGACACCCAGCTGCGCTTGTTCGGCGCTTTGGAGTCCGGCGCATTCCAAAGGGTCGGCGGCAGCGCGGCCGTTCCCTTGGATGTGCGCGTCATCGCCGCCACCCGCAAGTCCCTGGAGCAGGAAGTGCAGGCCGGCCGTTTTCGCAAGGACCTTTACTATTTGCTCAACGTGGTGAGCCTGGACATACCGCCGTTGCATCAACACCCGGAAGACGTCACCGAGTTGCTGAATTTCTATACGGACTATTTCGTCACCCGGGAAAAACTGGCGTTCCGTCGCTTTCCCGTGGCGGTGCAGAACCTGCTGCGCAACCATCCCTGGCGCGGCAATGTGCGGGAGCTGAAAAACCTGGTGCAGCGCTTGCTGATCCTGGGCAACGGCGAAGAGGTGGGGCTGGACGAGGTGAAGGCGGCCCTCGGCAGCGGCGCGGGACCCGCGGCCTCGCCCGGCTACGCGCTGGAATTGTTCAATCTGCCCCTGAAGGACGCGCGCGACCAATTCGAGAAAGCCTATCTGGAATATCATTTGGACAAGCACGGCGGCAGCATCGCCCGCCTCTCCCAGGCCATCGGCATCGAACGCACCCATTTGTACCGCAAGCTGCATTCCCTGGACATCAAGTTCCGCGAAAAAGGCTGA
- a CDS encoding LysM peptidoglycan-binding domain-containing protein encodes MNIRNTFIGLLTLIACTAATAGKKEVVLNPQHPDRYVVTAGDTLWDVAGKFLKDPWQWPDLWETGKKAERPLRPGDVLTLISVAGVPRLQLNGGNGTPPPRRPGDPLPEVKLSPKVRASDMAAEIPLIPFNLVRAFLSSPKVVTHEELDNAPYVLELPDNRHFAGTGDKLYVRGLEDSSQDTFGVFHKGSLYKDGESGEELGYEAMSVGTARLTQEGDPAIFTLANTTREAVVGDRLLPQDDERIPSSYEPRPPAAEIKGHIIAFLDSDTTKVRGGASSIGQYAVVALDRGSSDGLEVGHVLEIDSRGKAVKDKVSGIPFDSPDLPNEAAGSLLIFRCFERVSYGLIMHTSRELRLGDVVRTPN; translated from the coding sequence ATGAATATTCGCAATACCTTTATCGGGCTGCTGACGCTGATCGCCTGCACGGCGGCGACGGCGGGCAAAAAAGAGGTGGTGCTCAACCCCCAGCATCCCGATCGGTACGTCGTAACGGCAGGCGACACGTTATGGGACGTCGCCGGCAAATTCCTCAAGGACCCCTGGCAATGGCCGGATCTCTGGGAAACCGGCAAAAAGGCCGAGCGCCCGCTGCGCCCCGGAGACGTGCTGACGCTGATCAGCGTGGCGGGCGTTCCCCGCTTGCAGCTCAACGGCGGCAACGGCACGCCGCCGCCCCGCCGCCCCGGCGACCCGCTGCCGGAGGTGAAGCTGTCGCCGAAGGTCCGCGCCAGCGACATGGCCGCGGAAATCCCCCTTATTCCCTTCAACCTGGTGCGCGCCTTTCTCAGCTCGCCCAAAGTGGTCACCCACGAGGAGCTGGACAACGCCCCCTACGTGCTGGAGCTTCCCGACAACCGCCACTTTGCCGGCACCGGAGACAAGCTCTACGTGCGCGGCCTGGAAGACTCGAGCCAGGACACTTTCGGCGTATTCCACAAAGGCTCGCTCTATAAGGACGGCGAAAGCGGCGAGGAGCTGGGCTACGAGGCCATGTCCGTCGGCACCGCCCGCCTGACGCAGGAAGGCGACCCGGCCATTTTCACCCTGGCCAACACCACCCGGGAAGCCGTAGTCGGCGACCGCCTGCTGCCGCAGGACGACGAGCGGATTCCCTCCAGTTACGAACCGCGCCCCCCGGCGGCGGAAATTAAGGGCCACATCATCGCCTTCCTCGACAGCGACACGACCAAAGTCCGCGGCGGCGCGTCGAGCATCGGCCAATATGCGGTGGTGGCGCTGGATCGCGGCAGCAGCGACGGCCTGGAGGTCGGCCACGTGCTGGAAATCGACTCGCGGGGCAAGGCGGTCAAGGACAAGGTCAGCGGCATCCCCTTCGACTCCCCCGACCTGCCCAACGAAGCGGCCGGCAGCCTGTTGATCTTCCGTTGCTTCGAGCGCGTCAGCTACGGCTTGATCATGCACACCAGCCGCGAGCTACGCCTGGGCGACGTGGTGCGAACCCCCAACTAA
- the fmt gene encoding methionyl-tRNA formyltransferase: MKIIFAGTPDFAVPTLQMLLDNGYPVCAVYTQPDRPAGRGRHAAASPVKQLALQHGLTVMQPASFKEPGALDALRAFDADLMVVVAYGMLLPQAVLDIPRLGCVNNHASLLPRWRGAAPIQRSLLAGDKETGVTLMRIELKLDAGPMLRKAAVAIGADETGGELHDRLAQLGAELLRESLPDLLAERLPGEIQDESLVTYAEKLNKQEARIDWGRPAADIERQVRAFNPWPVAETQYQGQQLRIWRAKALALAAHGQPGTVKVDGRTLLVAAGDGVLRLDEVQLPGGKRMAADAFLNAHNVSGVRLG, from the coding sequence ATGAAGATCATTTTTGCCGGTACGCCGGATTTCGCCGTTCCCACTTTGCAAATGCTGCTGGATAACGGTTATCCGGTTTGCGCCGTTTATACCCAGCCGGATCGTCCCGCCGGGCGCGGCCGCCACGCCGCCGCCAGCCCGGTGAAGCAGTTGGCGCTGCAACACGGCCTGACGGTGATGCAGCCGGCCTCCTTCAAGGAACCCGGCGCGCTGGACGCCCTGCGCGCCTTCGACGCCGACCTGATGGTGGTGGTGGCCTACGGTATGCTGCTGCCGCAAGCGGTGCTGGACATCCCGCGCCTGGGTTGCGTCAACAACCACGCTTCCCTGTTGCCGCGCTGGCGCGGCGCGGCGCCCATCCAGCGGTCGTTGCTGGCCGGCGACAAGGAAACCGGCGTGACCCTTATGCGCATCGAGTTGAAGCTGGACGCAGGCCCCATGCTGCGCAAGGCCGCCGTCGCCATCGGTGCGGACGAGACCGGCGGCGAACTGCACGACCGCTTGGCTCAACTGGGGGCCGAATTGTTGCGCGAGTCGCTGCCCGATTTGCTGGCCGAACGCCTGCCGGGGGAGATCCAGGACGAGTCCTTGGTCACTTACGCGGAAAAGCTCAACAAGCAGGAAGCCCGCATCGACTGGGGCCGGCCGGCGGCGGACATCGAACGCCAGGTACGCGCCTTCAATCCCTGGCCGGTGGCGGAAACGCAGTACCAGGGCCAGCAGTTGCGCATCTGGCGCGCCAAGGCCCTGGCGCTGGCCGCCCACGGCCAGCCCGGTACGGTCAAGGTCGACGGCCGCACCCTGCTGGTGGCCGCCGGCGACGGCGTGCTGCGCCTGGACGAGGTGCAACTGCCCGGCGGCAAGCGCATGGCGGCGGACGCCTTCCTCAACGCCCACAACGTCAGCGGTGTTCGCCTTGGCTGA
- the trkA gene encoding Trk system potassium transporter TrkA: protein MKIIILGAGQVGTSVLSSLASEANDIVVVDTQPQLLSDLQDRFDIATIAGNAAHPTVLEKAGAATADLLIAVTSDDETNMLACQIAHILFKTPKKIARIRAIEYQGRPELFGAEGIPIDLVISPEQIVTEFIERLLEYPGATQVLDFANGRVRMVSVQAREGGPLVQREVKTLHQHMPNVHARIAAIFRQGKPIVPDGKTIIEPGDEVFFCASSGEIEAVMSELQRLDKPYKRLMFAGGGHIGKRVALRLEHDYSVKVIERDTRRAHKIAAELTHTIVLNGDASDRDLLIDENIDNIDVFCAITNDDKANILSAMLAKKLGARRVMSLITRSAYADLVETHLVDLVISPQEATISALLRYVRRGDVVQVHSLRRGACEAMEAVAHGDSRTSRVVGQRLDRIKIPSGVVMGALVRGNEVIQVHHDTVIEEGDHVIMFLLEKKLIPEVEKLFAVAGG, encoded by the coding sequence ATGAAAATCATCATCCTCGGCGCCGGCCAGGTCGGTACCAGCGTATTGAGCAGCCTGGCCAGCGAGGCCAACGATATCGTGGTGGTGGACACGCAGCCGCAACTGTTGAGCGATTTGCAGGACCGCTTCGATATCGCCACCATCGCCGGCAATGCGGCCCATCCCACCGTGTTGGAAAAGGCCGGCGCGGCCACCGCCGACCTGCTCATCGCCGTCACTTCCGACGACGAAACCAATATGCTGGCCTGCCAGATCGCCCACATCCTGTTCAAGACGCCGAAAAAGATCGCCCGCATCCGCGCCATCGAATACCAAGGCCGGCCGGAGCTGTTCGGCGCCGAAGGCATCCCCATCGACCTGGTCATCAGCCCCGAGCAGATCGTCACCGAGTTCATCGAGCGCTTGCTGGAATACCCCGGCGCCACCCAGGTGCTGGACTTCGCCAACGGCCGGGTGCGCATGGTGTCGGTGCAGGCGCGGGAAGGCGGCCCGCTGGTGCAGCGCGAGGTCAAGACCCTGCACCAGCACATGCCCAATGTGCACGCCCGCATCGCCGCCATTTTCCGCCAGGGCAAGCCCATCGTGCCGGACGGCAAGACGATCATCGAACCCGGCGACGAAGTGTTTTTCTGCGCCTCCAGCGGCGAAATCGAGGCGGTGATGAGCGAATTGCAGCGCTTGGACAAGCCCTACAAGCGCCTGATGTTCGCCGGCGGCGGCCACATCGGCAAGCGGGTGGCTTTGCGGCTGGAGCACGACTACAGCGTCAAGGTGATCGAGCGGGACACCCGGCGGGCGCACAAGATCGCCGCCGAGCTGACCCATACCATCGTGTTGAACGGCGACGCTTCCGACCGGGATTTGCTGATCGACGAGAACATCGACAATATCGACGTGTTCTGCGCCATCACCAACGACGACAAGGCCAACATCCTTTCCGCCATGCTGGCGAAAAAACTGGGCGCGCGCCGGGTTATGAGCCTGATTACCCGCAGCGCCTATGCCGATTTGGTGGAGACTCACTTGGTTGACTTGGTCATTTCGCCCCAGGAGGCCACCATCAGCGCCCTGCTGCGCTACGTGCGGCGCGGCGACGTGGTGCAGGTGCATTCCCTGCGGCGCGGCGCCTGCGAAGCCATGGAGGCGGTGGCCCACGGCGACTCCCGCACCTCCCGCGTGGTGGGCCAGCGCTTGGACCGCATCAAAATCCCGTCCGGCGTGGTCATGGGCGCCCTGGTGCGCGGCAACGAGGTCATCCAGGTGCATCACGACACGGTCATCGAGGAGGGCGATCACGTCATCATGTTCCTGCTGGAAAAGAAGCTGATCCCCGAAGTGGAAAAACTGTTCGCCGTGGCGGGGGGCTGA